One region of Drosophila teissieri strain GT53w chromosome 2L, Prin_Dtei_1.1, whole genome shotgun sequence genomic DNA includes:
- the LOC122626410 gene encoding tenecin-3-like, which translates to MRSYILIALFALIALAAAQGGQQGGQGGPQSGQQGGPQGGSQGGSQGGQQGGQQGGQQGGQQGGQQGGQQGGQQQGGPGGPWGLPPNGTEVSNSTTTTTTEASTTESSTTEVSSA; encoded by the coding sequence ATGCGTTCCTACATTTTGATTGCCCTCTTCGCCCTGATCGCCCTGGCTGCTGCTCAAGGTGGACAGCAAGGTGGCCAAGGAGGACCTCAAAGTGGTCAGCAAGGAGGACCCCAGGGCGGCTCCCAGGGAGGCTCCCAAGGAGGACAACAGGGAGGACAACAGGGAGGTCAGCAGGGAGGTCAACAGGGTGGACAACAGGGAGGTCAGCAGGGAGGACAACAGCAGGGAGGTCCTGGCGGTCCATGGGGTCTGCCTCCGAATGGAACTGAAGTCTccaacagcaccaccaccacgaccacTGAGGCTAGCACCACTGAGTCCAGCACCACCGAGGTTTCCTCAGCATAG
- the LOC122626352 gene encoding LOW QUALITY PROTEIN: tenecin-3 (The sequence of the model RefSeq protein was modified relative to this genomic sequence to represent the inferred CDS: deleted 1 base in 1 codon) — protein sequence MRSFIIVALFALIAVAAAQGGRRGGPRGGPQGGPQGGPQGGPQGGPQGGPQGGPQGGPQGGLEDQGGPQGGPQGGPQGGPGGPGGPGGPWGLPPNATLPSNSTTSTTSTTSSTSTTTTEASTSTTTEATTESA from the exons ATGCGTTCCTTCATCATCGTCGCCCTCTTCGCACTGATTGCCGTGGCTGCCGCTCAAGGTGGCCGACGTGGAGGTCCTCGTGGTGGCCCTCAGGGTGGACCCCAGGGTGGACCACAGGGTGGACCACAGGGTGGACCTCAGGGTGGACCCCAAGGCGGACCTCAGGGTGGACCCCAGGGTGGC CTGGAGGACCAGGGTGGACCTCAGGGTGGACCCCAGGGTGGACCCCAGGGAGGACCAGGTGGTCCTGGTGGCCCCGGCGGACCGTGGGGACTGCCTCCAAATGCCACTCTtcccagcaacagcaccacgagcaccaccagcaccaccagttCCACCTCTACAACGACCACCGAAGCCAGCACCTCCACAACCACGGAAGCCACCACCGAGTCTGCTTAG
- the LOC122611782 gene encoding gustatory and odorant receptor 21a, with product MSFWAVSRGLTPPSKVVPMLNPNQRQFLEDEVRYREKLKLMARGDAMEEVYVRKPETVDDPLELDKHDSFYQTTKSLLVLFQIMGVMPIHRNPPEKNLPRTGYSWGSKQVMWAIFIYSCQTTIVVLVLRERVKKFVTSPDKRFDEAIYNVIFISLLFTNFLLPVASWRHGPQVAIFKNMWTNYQYKFFKTTGSPIVFPNLYPLTWSLCVFSWLLSIAINLSQYFLQPDFRLWYTFAYYPIIAMLNCFCSLWYINCNAFGTASRALSDALQTTIRGEKPAQKLTEYRHLWVDLSHMMQQLGRAYSNMYGMYCLVIFFTTIIATYGSISEIIDHGATYKEVGLFVIVFYCMGLLYIICNEAHYASRKVGLDFQTKLLNINLTAVDSATQKEVEMLLVAINKNPPIMNLDGYANINRELITTNISFMATYLVVLLQFKITEQRRIGQQQQ from the exons ATGTCGTTTTGGGCAGTGAGTCGTGGCCTAACGCCGCCTTCGAAGGTGGTGCCCATGCTGAATCCCAACCAGCGCCAGTTTCTGGAGGACGAGGTGCGCTACCGGGAGAAACTGAAGCTGATGGCTCGTGGTGATGCCATGGAGGAGGTGTACGTGCGCAAGCCGGAAACTGTGGACGATCCCCTCGAGCTGGACAAGCACGATTCCTTCTACCAGACCACCAAGAGCCTCCTGGTGCTGTTCCAGATAATGGGCGTGATGCCCATTCACCGCAATCCGCCCGAGAAGAACCTGCCCAGGACGGGCTACTCCTGGGGCTCCAAGCAGGTCATGTGGGCCATCTTCATCTACAGCTGCCAGACGACCattgtggtgctggtgctgcgcgAGCGGGTAAAGAAATTCGTCACCAGCCCGGACAAGCGCTTCGACGAGGCCATCTACAACGTGATCTTCATCAGTCTGCTCTTCACCAACTTTCTGCTCCCGGTGGCCAGTTGGCGGCACGGTCCCCAGGTGGCCATCTTCAAGAACATGTGGACCAACTACCAGTACAAGTTCTTCAAAACCACCGGCTCGCCGATCGTCTTTCCCAATCTCTACCCACTCACCTGGTCGCTGTGCGTCTTCTCCTGGCTCCTGAGCATCGCCATCAACCTGTCGCAGTACTTCCTGCAGCCGGACTTCCGGCTGTGGTACACATTCGCCTACTACCCCATCATCGCCATGCTCAACTGCTTCTGCAGTTTGTG GTACATCAACTGCAATGCCTTCGGAACTGCAAGCCGCGCGCTTTCCGACGCTTTGCAG ACAACCATTCGGGGAGAGAAGCCCGCCCAGAAGCTGACCGAGTACCGCCACCTGTGGGTGGACCTGAGCCACATGATGCAGCAGCTGGGACGAGCGTACTCCAACATGTACGGCATGTACTGCCTGGTCATCTTCTTCACTACGATCATCGCCACTTACGGCAGCATCAGCGAAATCATCGACCACGGGGCAACCTACAAGGAg GTGGGCCTGTTCGTCATCGTGTTCTACTGCATGGGCCTGCTGTACATCATCTGCAACGAGGCGCACTACGCCTCCCGCAAGGTGGGACTTGACTTCCAGACGAAGCTGCTCAATATCAACCTGACCGCCGTGGACTCGGCCACCCAGAAGGAAGTGGAGATGCTGCTCGTGGCCATCAACAAGAACCCGCCCATAATGAACCTGGACGGGTATGCAAACATCAACCGCGAGCTGATCACGACCAACATCTCCTTCATGGCCACCTACCTCGTGGTCCTGCTGCAGTTCAAGATCACGGAGCAGAGGCGCAttggtcagcagcagcaatag
- the LOC122615273 gene encoding xylulose kinase, with the protein MCHRIKQDYSGNSYLGLHLGTQLFRALILDSKLNVTYVAQIRYDIDLPEFKTTNGILTDGGPGEYLTNPVMWVKALDMLMDCLVKQGADMHSVVSIAGAAQQHGCVFWSELGLRRLCNLNINLRLHEQITESAFELTRTPTWMDSSTDVQVREMEHAVGGPAELSRITGSRAYTRFTGPQIRKVYTQCPEQYERTSKISLISSFLASLLIGGIASIDYTDGSGMNLLDIRKKNWSPTCLNACAPDLARRLMKPIPSSRLQGRVADYYVKRWNFRPDCMVVASAGSKASEMAGLLVEKDFLMLSLDTSDVVVMPLKKAPRLEDGHVMCHPTKRDEYMGLLCFQNGELTRRAVCEDVAGGSWRSFYAMLDATPPGNNGNVAVHFRDREIIPIAKGTLRWDAAINPMAAESLRGRHRFSTPEIEVRALIEGQIMHHWAIAHEMGFHQTPNTKIIVVGEDSRCQSVLQIVADIFNAPVYQRTGVEVSLLGCAFRARYAFYEHRESSCNCQSCMMPRGRRKRLSYDEFFRNVPSGLKLAAEPTPGCDKIYTPLIARCSQICQLLAAKSSVYFYSPVN; encoded by the coding sequence ATGTGCCACCGCATCAAGCAGGACTACAGTGGCAACAGCTACCTGGGCCTCCACTTGGGCACCCAACTCTTCCGCGCCCTGATCCTCGACTCCAAACTGAACGTCACCTATGTGGCGCAGATCCGCTATGACATTGATCTCCCAGAGTTCAAGACAACGAATGGAATTCTAACAGATGGCGGTCCTGGCGAGTACCTGACCAACCCGGTAATGTGGGTAAAGGCACTGGACATGCTGATGGACTGTCTGGTGAAGCAGGGAGCGGACATGCACTCGGTGGTCTCGATTGCCGGAGCGGCTCAGCAGCACGGTTGTGTCTTCTGGTCGGAGTTGGGCCTAAGGCGTCTGTGCAATTTGAATATCAACCTGCGGCTCCACGAGCAGATCACGGAGAGCGCCTTCGAACTGACCAGGACGCCCACGTGGATGGACAGCTCAACGGACGTGCAGGTCCGTGAAATGGAGCACGCCGTCGGCGGTCCCGCTGAACTATCGAGAATCACGGGCTCCAGAGCATATACGAGGTTCACGGGTCCCCAGATACGGAAGGTGTATACCCAGTGCCCGGAGCAGTACGAGAGAACTTCCAAGATTTCGCTGATTAGCAGCTTTTTGGCCTCCCTTCTTATCGGAGGCATTGCCTCCATAGACTACACCGATGGCTCAGGGATGAACCTGCTCGACATCCGGAAAAAGAACTGGTCTCCGACGTGCCTAAACGCCTGTGCTCCTGACCTGGCCAGGCGTTTGATGAAGCCCATTCCCTCGTCGCGGCTGCAAGGACGCGTGGCGGACTACTACGTGAAACGCTGGAACTTCAGGCCGGACTGCATGGTGGTGGCTTCCGCCGGGAGCAAAGCCTCGGAAATGGCAGGGCTTCTGGTGGAGAAGGACTTTCTCATGCTCTCCCTGGATACCAGTGATGTGGTGGTGATGCCCCTGAAGAAAGCTCCGCGGCTGGAGGACGGCCATGTGATGTGCCATCCGACAAAAAGAGACGAGTACATGGGCCTCCTGTGCTTTCAAAACGGAGAGTTGACCCGAAGAGCCGTCTGTGAGGATGTGGCGGGAGGCAGTTGGAGGAGCTTCTACGCAATGCTCGACGCTACGCCTCCGGGCAACAACGGCAATGTGGCTGTGCACTTCCGGGACCGGGAGATCATACCCATTGCCAAGGGCACTCTTCGCTGGGATGCGGCCATCAACCCGATGGCGGCGGAAAGCCTACGTGGTCGACACCGCTTCTCCACACCGGAGATCGAGGTGCGGGCTCTAATCGAAGGTCAGATCATGCACCACTGGGCCATTGCCCATGAGATGGGCTTTCACCAAACACCGAACACAAAGATCATCGTGGTGGGAGAGGACTCCCGGTGCCAAAGTGTCCTGCAGATCGTGGCGGACATCTTCAATGCTCCTGTTTACCAGCGAACCGGCGTCGAGGTCAGCCTCTTGGGATGCGCCTTTCGTGCCAGGTACGCCTTTTACGAACACCGGGAGTCCTCGTGCAACTGCCAGTCCTGCATGATGCCCCGTGGCCGTAGGAAGAGACTTAGCTACGACGAGTTCTTCAGGAACGTGCCTTCCGGCCTGAAACTGGCTGCGGAGCCAACACCGGGCTGCGACAAGATCTACACGCCCCTGATCGCACGATGCTCCCAAATCTgccagctgctggctgccaaATCCAGTGTGTACTTTTACAGCCCAGTAAATTGA
- the LOC122615268 gene encoding cGMP-dependent protein kinase, isozyme 1 gives MAVANESRAQTNRQRTAAEEHLRLNGITLAFGCGTEHRRSRGRRLVTHQVTFDPDNGYGQRIRTTQLTEMATGMFTDQEREAIVSNLTKDVQALREMVRSRESELVKLHREIHKLKSVLQQTTNNLNVTRHEKAKTKLYSLPEQCGEQEDRERNPHLCSSCGMVLPTSPEFALEALSLGPLCPSASTSSASPSGSTSADEVRPKAMPAAIKKQGVSAESCVQSMQQSYSIPIPKYDKDFSDKQQIKDAIMDNDFLKNIDASQVRELVDSMYSKSIAAGEFVIREGEVGAHLYVSAAGEFAVMQQGKVLDKMGAGKAFGELAILYNCTRTASIRVLSEAARVWVLDRRVFQQIMMCTGLQRIENSVNFLRSVPLLMNLSEELLAKIADVLELEFYAAGTYIIRQGTAGDSFFLISQGNVRVTQKLTPTSPEETELRTLSRGDYFGEQALINEDKRTANIIALSPGVECLTLDRDSFKRLIGDLCELKEKDYGDESRMLAMKQARESCRDEPKEQLQQEFPDLKLTDLEVVSTLGIGGFGRVELVKAHHQERVDIFALKCLKKRHIVDTKQEEHIFSERHIMLSSRSPFICRLHRTFRDEKYVYMLLEACMGGEIWTMLRDRGSFEDNAAQFIIGCVLQAFEYLHARGIIYRDLKPENLMLDERGYVKIVDFGFAKQIGTSTKTWTFCGTPEYVAPEIILNKGHDRAVDYWALGILIHELLNGTPPFSAPDPMQTYNLILKGIDMIAFPKHISRWAVQLIKRLCRDVPSERLGYQTGGIQDIKKHKWFLGFDWDGLASQLLIPPFVRPIAHPTDVRYFDRFPCDLNEPPDELSGWDADF, from the exons ATGGCAGTCGCCAACGAATCGCGCGCGCAAACAAACCGCCAGCGAACCGCAGCGGAGGAGCATCTCCGCCTGAATGGAATAACCCTCGCTTTTGGTTGCGGAACCGAACATCGTAGATCTCGAGGCAGAAGATTGGTCACCCACCAAGTCACCTTTGACCCGGACAACGGATACGGACAACGGATACGGACAACGCAGCTGACCGAAATGGCCACTGGAATGTTTACTGATCAGGAGCGGGAGGCGATCGTCAGCAATCTGACCAAGGACGTGCAGGCTCTGCGGGAAATGGTGCGGAGTCGGGAGAGCGAGCTGGTCAAGCTGCACCGGGAAATCCACAAGCTGAAG AGTGTGCTCCAGCAGACCACCAACAACCTGAACGTCACCCGACATGAGAAGGCCAAGACGAAGCTCTACTCCTTACCAGAGCAGTGTGGCGAGCAGGAGGACAGGGAACGGAATCCACATTTGTGCAGCTCCTGCGGCATGGTGCTGCCCACCAGTCCGGAGTTCGCCCTGGAGGCGCTTTCCCTGGGACCGCTGTGCCCCTCAGCCTCAACATCCTCCGCCTCCCCATCCGGATCGACATCTGCGGATGAAGTGCGACCCAAGGCCATGCCCGCTGCCATCAAGAAACAAGGTGTCTCCGCCGAGAGCTGTGTGCAGTCCATGCAGCAATCCTACAGCATACCTATTCCCAAATACGACAAGGATTTCAG TGATAAGCAGCAAATCAAGGACGCCATCATGGACAACGACTTCCTGAAGAACATAGACGCCTCGCAGGTGCGGGAGCTGGTGGACTCCATGTACTCCAAGAGCATAGCAGCCGGGGAGTTTGTGATCCGCGAGGGCGAAGTGGGTGCACATCTGTACGTCTCCGCCGCCGGCGAGTTTGCGGTGATGCAGCAGGGCAAGGTGCTGGACAAGATGGGGGCTGGCAAGGCGTTCGGGGAGCTGGCTATCCTCTACAACTGCACCAGGACGGCCTCCATTCGGGTTCTAAGCGAAGCCGCGAGGGTATGGGTGCTGGACAGAAGGGTCTTTCAGCAGATCATGATGTGCACGGGTCTCCAGCGAATCGAAAACAGCGTGAACTTCCTGAGATCCGTGCCTCTGCTGATGAACCTAAGcgaggagctgctggccaagataGCAGACGTTTTGGAGCTGGAGTTCTACGCCGCTGGCACCTACATCATCCGCCAGGGAACCGCCGGGGACAGTTTCTTCCTGATCTCACAGGGCAATGTCCGAGTGACCCAGAAACTAACTCCCACCTCGCCGGAGGAAACGGAGCTGCGAACGCTTTCCAGGGGAGACTACTTCGGAGAGCAGGCGCTGATCAATGAGGACAAGCGAACGGCCAACATCATCGCTCTGTCTCCAGGAGTCGAGTGCTTGACCCTGGACAGGGATTCCTTCAAGCGGCTGATTGGGGACCTCTGCGAGCTGAAAGAGAAGGACTACGGCGACGAGAGCAGGATGCTAGCCATGAAGCAGGCGCGGGAGAGCTGCCGGGATGAGCcgaaggagcagctgcagcaggagttCCCCGACCTCAAGCTTACGGACCTCGAGGTGGTCAGCACTCTTGGCATCGGAGGCTTTGGCCGGGTGGAGCTGGTCAAAGCCCACCATCAGGAGCGCGTGGATATCTTCGCCCTGAAGTGCCTCAAGAAGCGACACATTGTGGACACCAAGCAGGAGGAGCACATCTTCAGCGAACGCCACATCATGCTCAGTTCGAGGTCGCCCTTCATCTGCCGCTTGCACCGCACTTTCCGTGACGAGAAGTACGTGTACATGCTGCTCGAGGCCTGCATGGGTGGCGAGATATGGACGATGCTCCGGGATCGCGGCTCCTTCGAGGACAACGCGGCGCAGTTCATCATCGGCTGTGTGCTGCAGGCGTTTGAGTACCTGCATGCCCGCGGTATCATCTATAGAGACCTCAAGCCCGAGAACCTGATGCTGGATGAGCGCGGCTACGTGAAGATCGTGGACTTCGGCTTCGCCAAGCAGATCGGCACGAGCACCAAGACGTGGACCTTCTGCGGCACCCCGGAGTACGTGGCACCCGAGATCATCCTGAACAAGGGCCACGATCGAGCCGTGGACTACTGGGCCTTGGGCATTCTCATCCATGAACTGCTCAACGGAAC GCCACCGTTCAGTGCTCCAGATCCCATGCAGACGTACAACCTCATCCTGAAGGGCATTGACATGATTGCCTTTCCCAAGCACATATCCCGCTGGGCCGTGCAGCTCATCAAGCGGCTATGCCGTGATGTTCCATCGGAGCGCCTTGGCTACCAGACTGGTGGCATCCAGGACATCAAAAAGCACAA GTGGTTCCTGGGCTTCGACTGGGACGGCTTGGCCAGCCAGCTGCTGATTCCGCCCTTCGTGAGACCCATCGCCCATCCGACGGACGTGCGCTACTTCGACCGCTTTCCGTGCGATCTGAACGAGCCACCGGACGAGCTCTCCGGCTGGGATGCGGATTTCTAG